A region of Streptomyces sp. NBC_01750 DNA encodes the following proteins:
- the gatC gene encoding Asp-tRNA(Asn)/Glu-tRNA(Gln) amidotransferase subunit GatC yields MPGITREEVAHLARLARLELKAEELDHFAGQLDDIIGAVARVSEVADQDVPPTSHPLPLTNVMRADQVSPSLTPEQALSGAPAQEQQRFKVPQILGED; encoded by the coding sequence ATGCCTGGCATTACGCGCGAGGAGGTCGCCCACCTCGCCCGGCTGGCGCGTCTGGAGCTGAAGGCCGAAGAGCTCGACCACTTCGCCGGACAGCTCGACGACATCATCGGCGCGGTTGCCCGCGTCTCCGAGGTCGCCGACCAAGACGTACCCCCGACCTCCCACCCACTGCCGCTGACCAACGTCATGCGCGCGGACCAGGTCTCTCCGTCGCTCACCCCCGAGCAGGCGCTCTCCGGCGCCCCCGCCCAGGAGCAGCAGCGTTTCAAGGTGCCGCAGATTCTGGGGGAGGACTAA
- a CDS encoding GNAT family N-acetyltransferase has product MFAISLGDDGAELRPLEPWRAEEFFAHMDRGRDFIGQYVGLPTLVTDGASARAFLQSYAGKQAADTGRLYGIWLDGTLVGGVMFRIFDTESGNCEAGCWLEPSAAGRGLITRAARVLIDWAVEERGMHRVEWIVSSANTASINVAGRLGMTRDGVLRESYPYKGVRHDMEVWSVLAPEWRAGR; this is encoded by the coding sequence ATGTTCGCGATATCGCTGGGTGACGACGGAGCGGAACTGCGTCCCCTGGAACCGTGGCGGGCCGAGGAGTTCTTCGCCCACATGGACCGCGGACGGGACTTCATCGGCCAGTACGTCGGGCTTCCCACGCTCGTCACGGACGGCGCATCGGCGCGCGCCTTTCTTCAGTCGTACGCCGGGAAGCAGGCCGCGGACACGGGCCGGCTGTACGGAATCTGGCTCGACGGGACGCTCGTCGGCGGCGTGATGTTCCGGATCTTCGACACCGAGTCGGGCAACTGCGAGGCCGGCTGCTGGCTGGAGCCGTCCGCCGCGGGGCGTGGTCTGATCACGCGGGCCGCCCGGGTGCTGATCGACTGGGCAGTCGAGGAGCGCGGGATGCACCGCGTGGAGTGGATCGTGTCCTCCGCGAACACGGCGAGCATCAACGTCGCCGGACGGCTGGGGATGACGCGGGACGGAGTGCTGCGGGAGAGCTACCCGTACAAGGGTGTACGTCACGACATGGAGGTCTGGTCGGTGCTCGCTCCCGAGTGGCGGGCCGGTCGTTAA
- a CDS encoding ATP-grasp domain-containing protein, whose translation MDAKALLLLVRVGCLREQALTSWTARTDFGLAVAESATAAYLRLADQQIPLSLERPEDEVYEACRAALAAAPGKKGVIGFLDSTLPLVARLAEEFGLPGCSPQTLQALTDKTWARERFAESGVPGPRFRVLDAAAAAPDRRMAVDGLTYPLIIKPADSSAGRGVVRAGNAQELDAAWDAAAPFTKTGSLLAEEELIGEEISVETVTVDGRTVVLACTEKLSTRGDAFVELGQAMPARLGGALDAEVRETAAAALKAVGYDHGIAHTEMILTTDGPRIIEVNPRPAGDCILDLVRLTSAVDVYGIAADLALGRPVDLDALDRTAFTGGAAIRFLTGEPGVVRRIDGVAEAAALLDPARERLVLLTRTGDVVEPVTTNLHRLGYVITVGEDTAAAVDRADSIAALISIETSPAASDEQPARRLPSSECWT comes from the coding sequence ATGGACGCGAAAGCCCTCCTGCTGCTGGTCCGTGTGGGCTGTCTGCGCGAGCAGGCCCTGACCTCCTGGACAGCCCGGACGGATTTCGGACTGGCGGTGGCGGAGAGCGCCACCGCCGCCTACCTCAGGCTGGCGGACCAGCAGATCCCGCTCTCCCTGGAACGCCCTGAGGACGAGGTGTACGAAGCCTGCCGCGCCGCTCTGGCCGCCGCGCCGGGGAAGAAAGGCGTGATCGGCTTCCTCGACTCGACCCTGCCCCTTGTGGCGCGGCTCGCCGAGGAGTTCGGCCTGCCGGGCTGCTCACCACAGACCCTCCAGGCACTCACCGACAAGACCTGGGCACGTGAGCGCTTCGCCGAATCCGGGGTGCCGGGCCCGCGGTTCCGGGTACTCGACGCGGCGGCGGCCGCCCCGGACCGGCGGATGGCGGTCGACGGTCTCACCTATCCGCTCATCATCAAGCCCGCCGATTCCTCAGCGGGGCGGGGAGTGGTACGAGCCGGGAACGCGCAGGAACTGGACGCGGCCTGGGATGCCGCGGCGCCGTTCACCAAGACCGGCAGTCTCCTCGCCGAGGAGGAGCTGATCGGCGAGGAGATCAGTGTCGAGACGGTCACCGTCGACGGCCGCACGGTGGTCCTGGCCTGCACGGAGAAGCTCAGCACCCGAGGTGACGCGTTCGTCGAGCTCGGCCAGGCGATGCCGGCCCGACTCGGCGGAGCGCTGGATGCCGAGGTACGCGAAACCGCGGCCGCCGCGCTGAAAGCCGTCGGCTACGACCACGGCATCGCGCACACGGAGATGATCCTGACCACCGACGGCCCCCGGATCATCGAGGTCAACCCCCGGCCCGCCGGTGACTGCATCCTGGACCTCGTCCGGCTCACCAGCGCGGTGGACGTCTACGGCATCGCCGCGGATCTCGCCCTCGGCCGGCCGGTCGACCTCGACGCACTCGACCGGACCGCCTTCACGGGCGGCGCGGCGATCCGCTTCCTGACGGGTGAGCCCGGCGTCGTACGCCGTATCGACGGCGTCGCCGAGGCAGCCGCCCTGCTCGACCCCGCCCGCGAGCGGCTGGTGTTGCTGACCAGGACCGGCGATGTCGTCGAACCGGTCACCACCAATCTGCACCGTCTCGGCTATGTCATCACGGTGGGCGAAGACACGGCGGCCGCGGTCGATCGGGCCGACAGCATCGCCGCGTTGATCTCCATCGAGACGTCCCCGGCCGCCTCCGACGAACAGCCCGCCCGCCGCCTGCCCAGTTCAGAGTGCTGGACCTGA
- the gatA gene encoding Asp-tRNA(Asn)/Glu-tRNA(Gln) amidotransferase subunit GatA codes for MSAINKNESCIRLTAAEIAAKIAAGELTAVEVTEAHLARIEAVDEKVHAFLHIDREGALAQARAVDAKRAAGEKLGPLAGVPLALKDIFTTEGIPTTVGSKILEGWIPPYDATLTKRLKAADVVILGKTNMDEFAMGSSTENSAYGPTGNPWDLTRIPGGSGGGSSAALASYQAPLAIGTDTGGSIRQPAAVTGTVGVKPTYGAVSRYGMVAFSSSLDQGGPCARTVLDAALLHEVIAGHDELDSTSIDAPVPPVVEAARNGSVAGMRVGVVRQFSGEGYQAGVVQRFNESVELLKSLGAEIVELDCPSFDLALSAYYLIAPSECSSNLARFDAMRYGLRVGDDGTKSAEEVTALTREAGFGDEVKRRIMLGTYALSSGYYDAYYGSAQKVRTLITRDFEKAFEQVDVIVSPTTPTTAFPIGERADDPMAMYLADLCTIPTNLAGNAAMSLPCGLAPEDGLPVGLQIIAPAMKDDRLYKVGAAVEAAFVEKWGHPLLEEAPSL; via the coding sequence ATGTCGGCCATCAACAAGAACGAGAGCTGTATCAGGCTCACCGCCGCCGAGATCGCCGCGAAGATCGCCGCAGGCGAGCTCACGGCCGTCGAGGTCACCGAGGCTCACCTGGCCAGGATCGAGGCCGTCGACGAGAAGGTGCACGCCTTCCTGCACATCGACCGTGAGGGCGCGCTCGCGCAGGCCCGCGCCGTCGACGCCAAGCGGGCGGCCGGCGAGAAGCTCGGCCCGCTGGCCGGTGTGCCGCTCGCGCTGAAGGACATCTTCACCACCGAGGGCATCCCGACCACGGTCGGCTCCAAGATTCTCGAGGGCTGGATCCCGCCGTACGACGCGACGCTGACCAAGAGGCTCAAGGCAGCCGACGTTGTCATCCTCGGCAAGACCAACATGGACGAGTTCGCCATGGGGTCCTCGACCGAGAACAGCGCGTACGGCCCGACGGGCAACCCGTGGGACCTGACCCGTATCCCCGGCGGTTCGGGTGGCGGCTCCAGCGCCGCCCTCGCCTCCTACCAGGCCCCGCTCGCCATCGGCACGGACACCGGCGGCTCCATCCGCCAGCCCGCCGCCGTCACCGGCACCGTCGGCGTCAAGCCCACCTACGGCGCGGTCTCCCGCTACGGCATGGTCGCCTTCTCGTCCTCCCTCGACCAGGGCGGCCCCTGCGCCCGTACGGTCCTGGACGCGGCGCTCCTGCACGAGGTCATCGCCGGTCACGACGAGCTCGACTCGACGTCCATCGACGCCCCGGTCCCGCCGGTCGTCGAGGCCGCCCGCAACGGCTCCGTGGCCGGTATGCGCGTCGGTGTCGTCAGGCAGTTCTCCGGCGAGGGCTATCAGGCCGGCGTCGTCCAGCGCTTCAACGAGTCGGTCGAGCTGCTGAAGTCGCTCGGGGCCGAGATCGTCGAGCTGGACTGCCCGTCCTTCGACCTGGCCCTGTCGGCGTACTACCTGATCGCGCCGTCCGAGTGCTCCTCCAACCTCGCGCGCTTCGACGCCATGCGCTACGGCCTGCGGGTCGGTGACGACGGCACGAAGTCCGCCGAGGAAGTCACCGCGCTGACCCGTGAGGCCGGTTTCGGCGACGAGGTCAAGCGCCGCATCATGCTCGGCACATACGCGCTCAGCTCCGGCTACTACGACGCGTACTACGGCTCCGCCCAGAAGGTGCGGACACTGATCACCCGGGACTTCGAGAAGGCCTTCGAGCAGGTCGACGTGATCGTTTCGCCGACCACGCCCACCACCGCCTTCCCGATCGGCGAGCGTGCGGACGACCCGATGGCCATGTACCTCGCCGACCTGTGCACCATCCCGACCAACCTCGCCGGAAACGCGGCAATGTCGCTGCCCTGCGGTCTCGCGCCGGAGGACGGCCTGCCGGTCGGTCTGCAGATCATCGCCCCCGCCATGAAGGACGACCGTCTTTACAAGGTCGGCGCCGCCGTCGAGGCCGCCTTCGTGGAAAAGTGGGGCCACCCGCTGCTCGAGGAGGCACCGTCGCTGTGA
- a CDS encoding SidA/IucD/PvdA family monooxygenase, with protein sequence MSQPTALSPATEAGSWDPARHSGAPLLVIGAGPKAIALAVKSSVLRAAGFDVPEVVAVERDCTAANWREGRGWTNGRQLLGTLPEKDLGFPYDCATWGDSQDPVTGEIARRMAGFSWAGHLLARGVYARWIDRGRPQPSHREWADYLEWAAARANLRSVTGEVRRAELADGGWKLTVVDGTARTAVHGCGLLVSGPGPSAGTVPADGTRVLDTAGFWKLAVAGLPDWAQTVVVIGAGETAGTIVRELAIGMDREVTVVAPRATLYSRGESPFENRYYSDPTGWTRLSEADRQEFIRRTDRAVFSQQVQSDLALTTKVSWEPGRVVGTRRADNDIAVEIAYGGQQRIRHADLVIDATGGDPLWFTRVLGPRAEAALRAGLGGSVTRERLERAIGTSLAVTGLPAPLHLPNLAALAQGPGFPNLSSLGLLSDRVLAAYVPHIRPEAGTAGAARTGAGLPDHTAVPAVNQGAAHR encoded by the coding sequence ATGTCACAGCCAACAGCTCTTTCCCCGGCCACCGAGGCCGGGTCCTGGGACCCCGCCCGACACAGTGGCGCCCCTCTTCTGGTGATCGGCGCGGGCCCCAAGGCCATTGCCCTTGCCGTGAAGTCGAGTGTGCTCCGCGCCGCCGGGTTCGACGTCCCCGAGGTCGTCGCGGTCGAACGGGACTGTACGGCCGCCAACTGGCGCGAGGGGCGCGGCTGGACCAACGGCCGACAGCTGCTCGGCACCCTGCCCGAGAAGGACCTCGGCTTTCCGTACGACTGCGCCACCTGGGGGGACAGCCAGGATCCGGTCACGGGCGAGATAGCCCGCCGGATGGCCGGCTTCAGCTGGGCGGGTCATCTGCTCGCCCGGGGCGTGTACGCGCGCTGGATAGACCGCGGTCGGCCTCAGCCGAGCCACCGTGAGTGGGCCGACTATCTGGAGTGGGCGGCGGCCCGGGCGAATCTGAGGTCCGTCACCGGGGAGGTGCGGCGCGCCGAACTGGCGGACGGCGGCTGGAAGCTCACCGTCGTCGACGGCACGGCCCGCACCGCCGTTCACGGCTGTGGCCTGCTGGTCTCCGGACCCGGCCCGAGCGCGGGTACCGTGCCCGCCGACGGCACCCGGGTGCTGGACACCGCGGGCTTCTGGAAGCTCGCCGTGGCGGGGCTGCCGGACTGGGCACAGACCGTGGTCGTCATCGGCGCCGGCGAGACCGCCGGCACCATCGTGCGGGAGCTCGCCATCGGCATGGACCGCGAGGTCACCGTCGTCGCTCCCCGGGCCACGCTCTACAGCCGCGGCGAGAGCCCCTTCGAGAACCGCTACTACAGCGACCCCACCGGCTGGACCCGGCTCTCCGAGGCGGACCGGCAGGAGTTCATCCGGCGTACCGACCGTGCCGTCTTCTCACAGCAGGTGCAGAGTGACCTCGCGCTGACGACCAAGGTCTCCTGGGAGCCCGGCCGCGTCGTCGGTACGCGTCGCGCCGACAACGACATCGCGGTGGAGATCGCGTACGGCGGGCAGCAGCGTATCCGCCACGCCGACCTGGTCATCGACGCCACCGGCGGCGACCCGCTGTGGTTCACCAGGGTGCTCGGACCCCGCGCCGAGGCCGCTCTGCGTGCCGGACTCGGCGGGTCCGTGACCCGCGAGCGTCTCGAGCGGGCCATCGGTACCTCACTCGCGGTCACTGGCCTGCCCGCACCGCTCCATCTGCCGAACCTCGCAGCCCTCGCGCAGGGCCCCGGGTTCCCCAACCTGAGTTCTCTCGGGCTCCTCTCGGACCGAGTGCTGGCTGCCTATGTCCCCCACATCCGCCCCGAAGCCGGCACGGCGGGCGCGGCGCGGACAGGCGCAGGCCTGCCCGACCACACCGCCGTCCCCGCCGTGAACCAAGGAGCAGCGCACCGATGA
- a CDS encoding GNAT family N-acetyltransferase, whose protein sequence is MDHDAVLTLFDHQMRQRTRADDPGARVERVGDVVRQVGADGDWNGIVWSGLHPATAHAAIAEQVRYFASLGRDFEWKLYAYDRPDDLGARLRAAGFTPEPEETVMVAEIGDLPTAVDLPEGVRLQPVTDPAGVDLIADVHEQAFGMSSARLREQLLAQLAQSPDRVSMTVAIAGDLPVCSARMELHPGTEFASLWGGGTLAAWRGRGIYRALIAHRARIAAASGYRYLQVDASSQSRPILRRLGFAPLSTTTPYVYQL, encoded by the coding sequence ATGGATCACGACGCGGTGCTCACCCTGTTCGACCACCAGATGCGGCAGCGCACCCGCGCCGATGATCCCGGCGCGCGCGTCGAACGGGTCGGCGACGTCGTGCGGCAGGTCGGCGCCGACGGAGACTGGAACGGCATCGTGTGGTCCGGACTCCACCCGGCCACGGCCCACGCGGCGATCGCCGAGCAGGTGCGGTACTTCGCCTCCCTGGGACGCGACTTCGAGTGGAAGCTGTACGCCTACGACCGGCCCGACGACCTCGGCGCACGGCTGCGGGCAGCCGGCTTCACGCCCGAGCCCGAGGAGACGGTGATGGTCGCCGAGATCGGCGACCTGCCCACCGCCGTCGACCTCCCTGAGGGCGTCAGGCTGCAACCGGTCACCGATCCGGCCGGCGTGGATCTCATCGCAGATGTGCACGAGCAGGCGTTCGGCATGAGCAGCGCCCGCCTGCGCGAGCAGCTCCTCGCGCAACTGGCACAGTCCCCGGACAGAGTCAGCATGACCGTCGCGATCGCCGGTGACCTGCCCGTGTGCTCGGCGCGGATGGAACTGCACCCGGGCACCGAGTTCGCCAGCCTCTGGGGCGGCGGCACCCTGGCCGCCTGGCGCGGCCGGGGCATCTACCGGGCCCTGATCGCCCACCGGGCCCGTATCGCCGCCGCGAGCGGCTACCGCTACCTACAGGTCGACGCCTCGAGCCAGAGCCGGCCGATCCTGCGGCGGCTGGGATTCGCCCCGCTGAGCACCACCACTCCGTACGTGTACCAGCTCTAG
- a CDS encoding LuxR C-terminal-related transcriptional regulator → MQRMYEAALRQNGATPHELGGLLGLPPAAADTVFERLRALNLLQPAEGRPGAYDWCTPQVAEARTLGPLRHQLQAVQDHIDAATVEFAALREVYDAAAADEQGGDPDFLLLDAADVNVMLDKAATDCESDLLTAQPGGPRPVEVLNEALARDSELLARGVRMRTIYQHSARFSPATESYAERLTQAGAEIRTLNTLFPRLIVFDHRTAFIQAGDGSAALLVRHPEVVAFMVSTFEAAWRTAIPYASAYESRRQKLIVSDMQRAIARLLLREDKDAAIARHLGISERTCRQHIAKLMAQLGARNRTHLGFLLATEMSLPREPVG, encoded by the coding sequence ATGCAGCGGATGTACGAAGCGGCGCTGCGTCAGAATGGTGCGACACCACACGAGTTGGGCGGGCTCCTCGGGTTGCCCCCCGCCGCCGCCGACACCGTCTTCGAGCGGCTGCGGGCGCTCAATCTGCTGCAGCCGGCAGAAGGCCGGCCCGGCGCCTACGACTGGTGCACCCCCCAGGTGGCGGAGGCCCGCACGCTCGGCCCGCTTCGCCACCAACTGCAAGCGGTGCAGGACCATATCGACGCGGCGACCGTCGAGTTCGCCGCCCTGCGCGAGGTGTACGACGCGGCGGCCGCGGATGAACAGGGCGGGGACCCGGACTTCCTGTTGCTCGACGCCGCGGACGTCAACGTGATGCTGGACAAGGCGGCCACGGACTGCGAATCGGACCTGCTGACTGCCCAGCCCGGCGGCCCCCGCCCCGTCGAGGTTCTCAACGAGGCACTGGCCAGGGACTCCGAGCTACTGGCCCGGGGTGTGCGGATGCGCACGATCTACCAGCACAGCGCCCGGTTCAGCCCGGCGACCGAGTCCTACGCGGAACGCCTCACCCAGGCGGGCGCCGAGATCCGCACCCTCAACACCCTCTTCCCGCGTCTCATCGTCTTCGACCACCGCACAGCCTTCATCCAGGCCGGCGACGGCTCGGCCGCCCTGCTGGTCCGCCACCCGGAGGTGGTCGCCTTCATGGTGAGCACGTTCGAGGCCGCCTGGCGCACCGCGATCCCCTATGCCTCGGCGTACGAGTCCCGTCGGCAAAAGCTCATCGTCTCGGACATGCAGCGTGCCATCGCCCGCCTCTTGCTGCGTGAGGACAAAGACGCCGCCATCGCCCGTCACTTGGGCATCAGCGAACGGACGTGTCGCCAGCACATCGCCAAACTCATGGCACAGCTGGGCGCCCGCAATCGCACACACCTCGGCTTCCTGCTGGCGACCGAGATGAGCCTTCCCCGCGAACCTGTCGGGTGA
- the gatB gene encoding Asp-tRNA(Asn)/Glu-tRNA(Gln) amidotransferase subunit GatB — MTVTELVSYEDALAAYDPVMGLEVHVELGTKTKMFCGCSTELGAEPNSQTCPTCLGMPGSLPVVNAIGVESAIKIGLALNCEIAEWCRFARKNYFYPDMPKNFQTSQYDEPIAYNGYLDVQLEDGEVFRVQIERAHMEEDTGKSTHVGGATGRIQGASHSLLDYNRAGIPLIEIVTKPIEGAGERAPEVAKAYVTELRELIKALGVSEARMEMGQMRCDVNLSLRPHGREKFGTRSETKNVNSLRSVERAARFEIQRHAAVLNSGGTIIQETRHFHEEDGSTTSGRVKEEAEDYRYFPEPDLVPVAPSREWVEELRGTLPELPRVRRNRLREDWGISEHDMQSILNAGAVDLIVATIDAGADAAAARKWWMGELARRANEEGADLASLAITPEQVARVAQLVVAGDLNDKLARQVIEGVLAGEGGPDEVVDKRGLKVVSDEGALGAAVDEAIAGNAAIADKIRGGKVAAVGALVGAVMKTTRGQADAARVKELILQKLGVEG, encoded by the coding sequence GTGACCGTCACTGAACTGGTGTCGTACGAGGACGCCCTCGCTGCCTACGACCCCGTCATGGGCCTCGAGGTCCATGTCGAACTCGGCACCAAGACCAAGATGTTCTGCGGCTGTTCGACCGAGCTGGGCGCCGAGCCCAACTCGCAGACCTGCCCGACCTGTCTGGGTATGCCCGGATCGCTCCCGGTCGTCAACGCGATCGGTGTCGAGTCGGCCATCAAGATCGGCCTCGCGCTCAACTGTGAGATCGCCGAGTGGTGCCGCTTCGCCCGGAAGAACTACTTCTATCCGGACATGCCGAAGAACTTCCAGACCTCCCAGTACGACGAGCCGATCGCCTACAACGGCTATCTGGACGTCCAGCTGGAGGACGGCGAGGTCTTCCGTGTGCAGATCGAGCGCGCCCACATGGAGGAGGACACCGGCAAGTCGACGCACGTCGGCGGCGCCACCGGCCGTATCCAGGGCGCGTCCCACTCCCTGCTGGACTACAACCGCGCCGGTATCCCGCTGATCGAGATCGTCACCAAGCCGATCGAGGGCGCGGGCGAGCGTGCGCCGGAGGTCGCCAAGGCGTACGTCACCGAGCTGCGCGAGCTCATCAAGGCGCTCGGCGTCTCCGAGGCCCGGATGGAGATGGGCCAGATGCGGTGCGACGTGAACCTGTCGCTGCGTCCGCACGGCCGGGAGAAGTTCGGCACGCGCTCCGAGACGAAGAACGTCAACTCGCTGCGCAGCGTCGAGCGTGCGGCCCGCTTCGAGATCCAGCGGCATGCCGCGGTCCTGAACAGCGGCGGCACGATCATCCAGGAGACCCGTCACTTCCACGAGGAGGACGGCTCCACCACGTCCGGCCGTGTGAAGGAAGAGGCCGAGGACTACCGGTACTTCCCGGAGCCCGACCTGGTACCTGTCGCCCCGTCCCGTGAGTGGGTCGAGGAGCTGCGGGGGACGCTGCCCGAGCTGCCGCGCGTACGCCGTAACCGGCTGCGTGAGGACTGGGGCATCTCCGAGCACGATATGCAGTCGATCCTCAACGCCGGCGCGGTCGACCTGATCGTCGCCACGATCGACGCGGGCGCGGATGCGGCTGCTGCGCGCAAGTGGTGGATGGGCGAGCTGGCCCGCCGCGCCAACGAGGAAGGCGCTGACCTGGCGTCGCTGGCGATCACGCCGGAGCAGGTCGCCCGGGTCGCGCAGCTCGTCGTAGCCGGCGACCTGAACGACAAACTGGCCCGCCAGGTCATCGAGGGTGTGCTCGCCGGCGAGGGCGGCCCGGACGAGGTCGTCGACAAGCGCGGCCTCAAGGTCGTCTCGGACGAGGGCGCGCTCGGCGCGGCCGTCGACGAGGCGATCGCGGGCAACGCGGCGATCGCCGACAAGATCCGCGGCGGCAAGGTCGCGGCGGTCGGCGCGCTGGTGGGCGCGGTCATGAAGACCACCCGCGGCCAGGCGGACGCGGCGCGCGTCAAGGAGCTGATCCTGCAGAAGCTCGGCGTCGAGGGCTGA
- a CDS encoding NAD(P)/FAD-dependent oxidoreductase: MQSPDSYWIATGPDWTGNGAALPKRTGVCVLGAGVMGSTLAYWLSRAGLRPLVLERNPGPAMGSSGRNAGRLIQGGNAQHALAIEKFGHAEALAVYRATLVNRDLVREVIAREGLEATRFPTAKLDLAVSEDEALELKRTAEALRADGIAAEWLDLPASREVFGTDLPDTIIGGLYRPDQDAVHSVAYVRGMAAAAERGGAEFACGVTVTSVEPATGSGWLVTTDAGHVLADHVVVALNAWTPRLLPELAPVITPVRGQLVQTAPVPFRIPQWGLDRGLVYGGQAPDGSLLLGGLRNTVPGRDEGVELPEGSNTPAFSPELAGRLAEALPSLLPEATGVPVVRAWSGVMAFTPDRCPLVGAWPGADGLWVMAAFNGHGMPYSQVMPEQLAERIRGGRGDGIPAAFDPARFL; the protein is encoded by the coding sequence ATGCAATCCCCCGATTCCTACTGGATCGCCACCGGCCCGGACTGGACCGGAAACGGCGCGGCACTGCCCAAACGCACCGGCGTCTGTGTGCTCGGTGCCGGCGTGATGGGCTCGACCCTTGCCTACTGGCTCTCCAGGGCCGGGCTGCGGCCGCTTGTGCTGGAGCGCAACCCCGGCCCGGCGATGGGCTCTTCGGGCCGCAACGCCGGCCGGCTGATCCAGGGCGGCAATGCCCAGCATGCCCTCGCGATCGAGAAGTTCGGCCACGCCGAGGCGCTCGCCGTCTACCGTGCCACCCTCGTCAACCGGGACCTGGTGCGCGAAGTCATCGCGCGTGAGGGGCTGGAGGCCACCCGTTTCCCGACGGCCAAGCTCGACCTCGCCGTCAGCGAGGACGAGGCCCTCGAACTCAAGCGCACCGCCGAGGCCCTGCGGGCGGACGGCATCGCGGCCGAGTGGCTGGACCTTCCCGCCTCGCGCGAGGTGTTCGGCACCGACCTCCCGGACACCATCATCGGCGGGCTCTACCGGCCGGACCAGGACGCGGTTCATTCGGTCGCGTATGTACGCGGAATGGCGGCGGCCGCGGAGCGCGGCGGCGCGGAGTTTGCGTGCGGCGTCACCGTGACATCCGTGGAGCCCGCCACCGGAAGCGGCTGGCTTGTCACCACCGACGCGGGCCATGTGCTCGCGGACCACGTGGTCGTCGCCCTCAACGCCTGGACGCCCCGGCTGCTGCCGGAGCTCGCCCCGGTCATCACCCCCGTGCGAGGGCAGCTCGTCCAGACCGCGCCGGTGCCCTTCCGTATCCCGCAGTGGGGACTCGACCGCGGTCTCGTGTACGGCGGGCAGGCCCCGGACGGCTCGCTGCTCCTCGGCGGTCTGCGTAACACCGTCCCGGGCCGCGACGAGGGCGTCGAACTGCCGGAAGGCAGCAATACGCCCGCTTTCTCGCCCGAATTGGCCGGCCGGTTGGCCGAGGCACTTCCCTCGCTGCTGCCCGAGGCCACGGGCGTACCGGTGGTCAGGGCGTGGAGCGGAGTCATGGCCTTCACCCCGGACCGCTGCCCGCTGGTCGGTGCCTGGCCGGGCGCCGACGGCCTCTGGGTGATGGCCGCGTTCAACGGCCATGGAATGCCGTATTCGCAGGTCATGCCGGAACAATTGGCGGAGCGGATCCGCGGTGGCCGGGGCGACGGCATCCCCGCCGCGTTCGATCCCGCCCGCTTCCTCTGA